A window of Phyllobacterium sp. T1293 contains these coding sequences:
- a CDS encoding response regulator gives MVKKVMIVEDNELNMKLFRDLIEASGYETIRTRNGLEALDLAREHRPDLILMDIQLPEVSGLEVTKWLKADDDLHVIPVIAVTAFAMKGDEERIRQGGCEAYISKPISVPKFIETIKSYLGDV, from the coding sequence ATGGTGAAGAAAGTTATGATTGTCGAGGATAATGAGCTGAATATGAAGCTCTTCCGCGACCTTATCGAAGCCAGCGGCTATGAAACCATCCGGACGCGCAATGGCCTTGAAGCGCTTGATCTGGCGCGTGAACACCGCCCTGATCTGATTCTCATGGATATCCAGCTGCCTGAAGTCTCCGGACTTGAGGTGACGAAATGGCTGAAAGCCGATGATGACCTGCATGTTATCCCGGTCATTGCCGTCACTGCCTTTGCCATGAAAGGCGATGAGGAACGCATCCGGCAGGGCGGATGCGAAGCCTATATATCCAAGCCGATCTCGGTGCCGAAATTCATCGAAACCATCAAATCCTACCTTGGCGACGTTTGA
- a CDS encoding DNA polymerase IV: MATLNDPEFGFCRDCLTAQASAGRRCQQCGSPRLLRHLELYRLSIAHVDCDAFYASVEKRDNPDLRDKPLIIGGGKRGVVSTACYIARIHGVKSAMPMFKALEACPHAVVISPDMEKYVRVGREIRQMMRDLTPQVEPLSIDEAFLDLTGTQRLHHDPPVRVMAQFSNRVEKEMGLSVSVGLSYCKFLAKIASDFDKPRGFSIIGEEETPRFLYDKPVTMIWGVGKVFAATLEKDGIRTIGQLQTMELGALMRAYGTMGQRLYQLSRGIDTRRVEPDGESKSVSAETTFNEDISTLDDLVPILRSLSEKVSRRLKAADIAGRTVVLKLKSSDFKLKTRNRQLADPTQLADRIFRTGLALLEKEIDGTRFRLIGIGVTDLGDDGRADPHDLVDVQATKRAVAETAIDKLRGKFGNNAVETGYTFGKIRQRSRPVPDEID; encoded by the coding sequence ATGGCAACCCTTAACGATCCCGAATTTGGATTTTGCCGCGACTGTCTGACAGCGCAAGCGTCGGCCGGGCGCCGGTGCCAGCAATGCGGCAGCCCGCGCCTGTTGCGCCATCTGGAACTCTACAGGCTTTCCATCGCCCATGTGGATTGCGATGCATTCTATGCTTCGGTGGAAAAACGCGACAATCCTGATCTGCGCGACAAGCCTTTGATTATCGGTGGCGGCAAGCGCGGCGTGGTCTCCACCGCCTGCTATATCGCCCGCATTCACGGCGTAAAATCGGCCATGCCGATGTTCAAGGCGTTGGAAGCCTGTCCGCATGCGGTGGTTATCAGCCCTGATATGGAAAAATATGTGCGTGTCGGGCGGGAAATCCGCCAGATGATGCGCGATCTGACCCCGCAGGTTGAGCCGCTATCCATCGATGAGGCATTTCTTGACCTGACAGGCACACAGCGCCTGCATCACGATCCGCCTGTCCGGGTCATGGCGCAGTTTTCCAATCGGGTGGAAAAGGAAATGGGCCTGTCCGTTTCAGTCGGCCTCTCCTATTGCAAATTTCTGGCAAAGATCGCCTCGGACTTTGATAAACCGCGCGGGTTTTCCATCATCGGCGAGGAGGAAACACCACGTTTTCTCTACGACAAGCCGGTCACTATGATCTGGGGTGTCGGCAAGGTGTTTGCCGCCACACTGGAGAAGGACGGGATTCGCACCATCGGTCAATTGCAGACCATGGAGCTTGGCGCGCTGATGCGCGCTTATGGCACTATGGGTCAGCGCCTTTATCAGCTCTCGCGCGGCATTGACACGCGCCGGGTGGAACCGGACGGCGAATCCAAGAGCGTTTCGGCAGAAACCACGTTTAACGAGGATATCAGCACGCTTGACGATCTGGTTCCGATTCTGCGCTCGCTCTCCGAAAAGGTTTCACGGCGCTTGAAAGCAGCCGATATTGCCGGCAGAACTGTGGTTCTCAAGCTCAAATCCAGCGATTTCAAACTGAAAACCCGCAATCGCCAATTGGCTGATCCCACCCAACTCGCCGACCGAATTTTCCGCACTGGTCTGGCATTGCTGGAAAAGGAGATTGACGGCACGCGATTTCGCCTCATCGGCATCGGTGTAACTGATCTTGGCGATGATGGCCGCGCCGACCCGCACGATCTTGTTGATGTTCAGGCCACAAAACGCGCTGTTGCGGAAACCGCTATCGATAAATTGCGCGGGAAATTCGGGAATAATGCCGTCGAGACGGGATATACATTTGGCAAGATCAGACAGAGATCAAGGCCAGTGCCGGATGAGATAGATTAG
- a CDS encoding DUF3572 domain-containing protein — MKQQMNLDSAQDLAINSLVFLAGDTELLPRFLALTGITADQIREAAQEPGFLAGVLQFYLAHEPTLMRYCEATQTDPALFQEALRLLPGGRQDVY; from the coding sequence ATGAAACAACAGATGAACCTCGACAGCGCGCAGGATCTGGCGATCAATTCTCTGGTCTTTCTGGCTGGGGATACGGAGTTGCTTCCGCGCTTTCTGGCCCTCACGGGCATTACCGCCGACCAGATTCGTGAGGCGGCACAGGAACCCGGCTTTTTGGCTGGCGTGCTGCAATTCTATCTCGCGCACGAACCAACCCTGATGCGCTACTGCGAGGCGACGCAAACGGACCCTGCCCTGTTTCAGGAAGCGCTGCGGCTGTTGCCGGGCGGACGACAGGATGTGTATTGA